The Manis javanica isolate MJ-LG chromosome 13, MJ_LKY, whole genome shotgun sequence region AAAGTTAGACGGAGGATTTGGCTTTCCTATCATTCAGTAAGTTTCAAATAAGTAACAAGCTTTTATCCCATATTATCTCAGTTCAGTTCACTTTTTGATGAAAAAATAGATGTGTAGTTGCCTATCTCATTTTAGTTAATTTTCAAGATCAATAGGTAAATGATCATAATGTTAGTTGTTTGTTGGTAAAACATGCTTACAACCATGTTGGGCAGATCTATCCATCTAACCAGAATGAACTTGCCAATATTCTAAGCTGTAGGACACTGATCTACTGAGAAGACCCCCCCAATGAGTGAATTTTAATGTACTTGATTTTAACCATAAAACCtgagttttattcttctttatatttcatatttcaaattCATAGATTATAACAATTCATATTTAAAGCTTCATCTGGAGTAAATAAATTTATACTAAAGAAGTAAACAGCAAATGAAGACTACATTAGAGTTTTCCTTTCAGTTTATAGGCACCACTATTTCTAAGGGCAAAATCATCATTTTTTTGCTGATTTTTCCCATTCCTGATTCTTTACTCAAGGTAGTCTTATGCTCAATAGAGTGAATAATCTCTTAGTTGTGCACGTTCTATGTTAAATCTGTTTAAAGCCAGATTTTATGTAGCTTTGATAACTAAATAGAGTGATTCTATCTGCATGGTTCTATCACAACAGATGGGCAATCACACGATTGCTGAAGTTTGCATGGATTGCTAGGTTTCATACAAAGATGACAGCTTATTGCTCACCATCAAATACTCTGTCACTAAAAGACACACAAGCACACAAGTGCCTAGGAGCAGACATACCCCTAAGAGCAAAAATATACACACTAATAATTTTAATAGTGTGTTGGTGTTCAAAATGTGGTTGCACTCACAAATAGAATCATATTTCATGCAGAGGCATAACTATTCTTAGTCTTCCAATAAAGCATTGTACATCCTACATTAGTATTGTTTTAATATATGAAATTAGAAACCAGAAGCTCATACAAAATGTATTGAATTTGACTAAGTATTCAGAGATGGAGAAATTCTTTGGATTTGATTATACAGAGAACTATGTCACATCACAGTGAATCTCAGAAGTAAAACTTAGAGActtggagaaagaaaagcagttagTACTCAGCTCTTGAGAAATGTTTGAGACAAATGGTACTAAACATCAACAAATACATGAATTTCTCCAAGATTTcataaagaacattatatttttttcagtttctatttgtGTAAAATCTATCTGTGAAATTTAACTTTGCAAAGTGAAGATATTACCAAGGAAGTATATTTTGCTTAATGCTCTGGTAGGTTGAACTAAGTGGTCCTTGTGCTTGATACATACAGCTTATAAAAGTTGTATTGCTTCTATTTTATGTGATAATCAAAAATTTCACTGTTTTATATTCATAAACCATAACAGCCATTAAATCCAGTTATGCTATCCCCATATTGTGAATGGGTGATACTTCCAAAGATTTTGAGGGTCTTATTTCAAATGATTGTAAACTCGTAAGCACTATCTTGTGAGAAATGAATGTATTATACTtgtactgtatttttttcccaatagGTTGGATGACAGACTACCATTTGAAGAAGCAAATGAACCTGATCATATTTCATTAAAAGCAGACACTGACATCCTGCAGAGTGCATTAGCTGAAAATGATACACCCTATTATGATGTATCCAGGTGAGTTCATTTTCATTGAGTAGTACTTTAGAAAATACATATTCGACAtatcagtgttttatttttctgtcaccATGGAGCTATTCCTACAGCACAATACTATAGGTTTCCATGTATTACGGCTCAATTCAGCCTGATGTTTTGCAGCTCTTGCAGCTGTAGAAATCTGTAACAAGCCAGGATGAACAAATCATTCATTTACACTCTGTTGCATAAAATTTCAACACCAGAAATTGTACCAATTCTAGTGCACTATAACATTTAGGATTCCATGCTTCAGTGGGGAAGTGTTAAGGCAAGAGTTTCATCTCCACGGAAAGATAAATAGCTAAAAATAAAGGCTATCATTTCACAGGACCATTTCTCTAGAACAGCATTCCCGTGTATACAGAGTAACTCTATACCGAAGACAAAGTATAAAAGTTCCTCATTTGGATGGAAAAGTTAGTTTATAGGCCCTATGATCCTCTCTACCTTAAGTCTACctgaagttattttttttcccaaatattttggCAGAAGAGCAAAAGCTATCATAGGGTTTTTTCCTAATATTAGGGTAATTTCCCCTTCATATACTGTTATTCAGGgtagaagaaataaatcaatagaaactaatgtaaatatatttttcccacCAATATTTCTTAGAAGAAGAATTCGTTTTACAGATTCTACCAGGGAACATTATTTAATATTGATATATACTTCTAACAAAgcaaatttctttaatttttcaaagttttggGCTGGAAATACAGAGTATATCTTGATATAAGTGGCCAGAAAATATCTTTCATTAGGTTGTTAGGAAACCTCCTTTTGGACTTCAGTTTGTATGAAGTGCTTTCAAATAAGCTAGtaagtgtcttttttctttaatgagcCCAAACAGTGTTTTAGAAAACCATTTACAAAACGATGGCTATCCTTTGCTCCTTGTTTCAGGAATGCCAGACATGCAGATGGAGTTTTCACCAGTGACTTTAGTAGACTCTTGGGTCAACTTTCTGCCAAAAAATATCTTGAGTCCCTCATTGGAAAACGAGTTAGGTAAAGagaatttatgatttttatcaaacatgtTATGATCATTTAATCTGCAAATTATATCTTCACTGTTAACACTTTACTTACTTTGCTCAAAATTGATAACTTTTGGCAATGTTCAGTTTGCTTAAGAAATAATCTaaattctttaataaaatttacTAGGCCCATGGATTGAGAAAATAAGCCTTTCTAGTAATATCATACTAGatgtacatatttttcttaaatagaaaTCATTTATAAATCTGCCATCAAAAGGAATTAGACACAATAAGAAACAAATGATATACAGTATAAATTGATGCAAATTTTAATGTTAACCTTAATaactgtttttgtttccttctcaaAGCAAACACTGGAAGATTCTTTAAAGAGCCAGTAGCTGAATATTTAGATAGCACTGTTCAGGGTGGCATTGCTTCTAAAGGAGTATTTATTTCTAAAGAAGCTTTCCTCCTAACAGCAGAACACGACTTCAATAATCCCAACTTTTTTTGGATAAATTATTTGTTGAGTTACTACAGAATGTGTCTTAAGTCACTCCTGGTAAATAGCAAAATATGTTGGATTTTTCCTTGCTCCCCATTCTTAAGCttagatgtatttttcttttagtccTTTTGTGATAGAAAACAAGGGAGTGCTGGAATTCCTTTAAGTCTGACTGCAAGAAATTTGGAACTTTGGCACATTTATCGTTTCTTGTTAAAAATCCTTTGGTTCCCTTTTCCTTGCTGTCCTGCACAACAGCATCTCAGAAGACCAGGGACCAATCAAACGCCACTCGGATGCTGTCTTCACTGACAACTACACCCGCCTTCGAAAACAAATGGCTGTAAAGAAATACCTGAATTCCATTCTGAATGGGAAGAGGAGGTAAAGAAACAGAGAACTTTCTAAAATGAGAAATAGTACATGATTTTCAAAGTAGAAGCTGCATATGGAGACTTATCTATCTAACTCTATCCCACTCTCTGTGAAGCAGTAATTTTCAACCTTGCCTGACATTAAACTACCCTTGAGAATTTTTAAACTACTGATGTTTGGGCCTTAAAATTTCCAGGAGATTAGTGTGTAGCCATCCTAGGAATATGACCCTGGATATTGGTCCTAAGAACTCCCCAGTTGATTCTGCTGTGCCTCCAAGGTTAAAAATGATGACTGAAGAGACATTTGAATCTGGGAGCAGATTTTCTCAAAAGCACtaattttattattgaagtaaAATTGATGTGCAATATCACATAgacttcaggtgtacaacatagtgattcaacagtcatCGACATTACTAAATGCCCTGATtaagtgtggttactatctgacAGCATACAAAGATCCCCCTTAAAACACATGTACAGTGAAATTAATTGGCCATTGGGTACCACCCAGAACTCCCTTCATGTGCCTATTCAGTACCCTTATTTAACCAAATTAAACCATAAATTCCTTTGTGTTTTGATGGTCTGGAAAACCTATGTGTCCCTATGGTGTGTAAATACTGGATCACAATATAGGAGTTGGCGTGCTCTCTctttttattctaattatttttgtttaggTGGTGAGTATTGAGGACAGTCTTGTTTTGGGTGAGATCAAACAAGATGACTCTCTTTGCCCACCAGATTATAATTCTGTAAGgataattttagaaattttaagattGAGGAAAAATTCATAAGTAACAATTAACCTCTAAGGTAATTGCTTAGCCTTCAGTGCACTTTACAGAGCACAGAGAACAGCATAAATCACACATCATCATTTCTTTAGACACTTTCTCATCTAAGAGGCTTGAcataccattttcttttctggtctGCAGCAGTGAGGGAGCATCTCCTGGCGTGCCTGAAGagttagaaaaataatgagaaagctCATTGGAGCAAAGCTGCTGACAACTTCCAGTGGTATGTATACCTCTGCTTTCTTATTATATTATAGCAAACATCTAATTATTTGAGTAAGTAAGAGCCACTTGGTAAGGAGCACCCTAGCACTCTCACAAAGTGTAGGTACAATGACAGTATTCACTGTATGATATTTGCTTTTACATACACATGGATACAAAACCTATTCCAGTCTAAGGACACCTCTCCCCGAAGCACACCCCTACCTAGTTAAGCAGCCTAAAATGATTAATGCAGTGTTCTAGTCACATCAAAATGAGAGCTCACAGTGGGCAGTTTACTGTCTGACTGGTACTTCCAGTTTACTCAGACTTATTCCTATCCGTCTGTCCAGACATAAAACAGAGGAAAGTGACTCACACTAATGAGAAAAACTAGCTTTCTTTTTGAGTCTCAGGCCATGCTGCTTTTATTAATTGAAGGTGTAGTCCCATGATTGACTGTTAACACCTTATTTATTCTAAGTACAGGGAAATACCACTTAATAACAGTGAGGCTCACTATAATATGGAAATGCCAAGGAACCTTGGGTCTAATCATATTTCCTGAAACATGGTAAGCTTCATGCAGCAAAAgcctaatttagcttattttacCTATAAAGTTAGTGTATGTATAATGACAACAGTATTCACtgtatgatattttttaaatagagaaaatattaaaagattttctcctttgttaaGTGATAAGCTTGTTATCACATTTGCTTTTACATACACTTGGATACAAGACCTATTCCTCTCTGAAGTTGAGTGAATATTTACATTCATTCATGAAAGTATATTTGTAACACTTGGCAAGTGCTTCAAGAAATTTTATGCCATCACTATATAAGAAGTTGGCAAAATTTATTTTACCTAAAGGGCTACTGGGTAAATATGTTTGGCTTGTGGTCTATGGGACTTCTACTGCAACTACTCAATTTTGCTATTGCAGCATGAAAGAGCCACAAATAATATATAAGTCAGTGGGAATCACTATGTTGCAATACAATTCTATTTGTATAACTGAAATCTAGGCTGCATTGATTGCCACCTCTGACTAGGTCAAGGAGACTAAACAAGACTCCTGCTCGGACTGAAGCCAATTCATGGTCTTACTTCAGTTCCTGGAGCAGATATCCAAGGTTTTCATGAAAATCACCAGGTGTGGACAAGGTGTCTGAAAAGACACCTGGCCCATTAGTTGCTTTTGTCCACTGATTGATTAGCCTTCTCTTCTACGAGAGATAACCTGGTCAGGGTGCTACATATGCCCATTCCTGATCAGGTATGGATATTTCAGAGAAACAAGTCCATTTGctcaaagaaaaaagttaattacatattcctttttgaaaaa contains the following coding sequences:
- the VIP gene encoding VIP peptides isoform X1, with the translated sequence METRRKPQLLGLLTLFIVFSQTLAWPLLGAPTAWRLDDRLPFEEANEPDHISLKADTDILQSALAENDTPYYDVSRNARHADGVFTSDFSRLLGQLSAKKYLESLIGKRVSISEDQGPIKRHSDAVFTDNYTRLRKQMAVKKYLNSILNGKRSSEGASPGVPEELEK
- the VIP gene encoding VIP peptides isoform X2; translated protein: METRRKPQLLGLLTLFIVFSQTLAWPLLGAPTAWRLDDRLPFEEANEPDHISLKADTDILQSALAENDTPYYDVSRNARHADGVFTSDFSRLLGQLSAKKYLESLIGKRVSISEDQGPIKRHSDAVFTDNYTRLRKQMAVKKYLNSILNGKRSEGASPGVPEELEK
- the VIP gene encoding VIP peptides isoform X3 → METRRKPQLLGLLTLFIVFSQTLAWPLLGAPTAWRLDDRLPFEEANEPDHISLKADTDILQSALAENDTPYYDVSSISEDQGPIKRHSDAVFTDNYTRLRKQMAVKKYLNSILNGKRSSEGASPGVPEELEK